In Paenibacillus larvae subsp. larvae, the following proteins share a genomic window:
- a CDS encoding globin translates to MKDHSKLTLYDRMGGEEAIRKLVEAFYPKVQADPLLSPLFPADITPVMEKQYLFLTQFFGGPALYSEKYGHPMMRGRHLPFPIDKARADAWLACMRAALEESGIEESLCVFLIDRLTGTAYHFINTD, encoded by the coding sequence ATGAAAGATCACTCTAAACTCACACTCTACGACAGAATGGGCGGAGAAGAGGCAATTCGTAAGCTGGTTGAGGCTTTTTATCCGAAAGTCCAGGCCGACCCGTTGTTGTCTCCGTTATTCCCTGCTGATATTACTCCGGTGATGGAGAAGCAATATTTGTTCTTAACCCAGTTTTTTGGTGGTCCCGCCTTATATTCCGAGAAATACGGTCACCCGATGATGCGGGGCAGGCATCTTCCTTTCCCCATTGATAAGGCCAGAGCGGACGCCTGGCTTGCGTGCATGAGGGCTGCCCTGGAGGAAAGCGGAATAGAAGAGAGTCTGTGTGTTTTTTTGATCGATAGGCTGACAGGTACGGCATACCATTTTATCAACACAGATTAA
- a CDS encoding DUF2225 domain-containing protein, translating to MTPTQIEPLYKIEITCLNCNETFTTMRVRSKFKRTIKKDTDFCGYYQGVNPDHYIVRVCPNCGFAGTEYFSEKFTPEEKEDFKRKVTDRWQPKDFGRKRTGEDALECLKLALLCAQIKQESDKVISGILHHLAWEYRRQGKEEEERRFLRFALESYKRLYEIEPFDPHNVKLMYMIGELNRRLGEYNEAIRWFSLVVQDKKIMDSAMIRASREQWDLVCEEWKEQLGEELPQT from the coding sequence ATGACACCGACACAGATAGAACCGCTTTATAAGATCGAGATTACTTGCCTGAATTGTAATGAGACCTTCACGACTATGCGGGTGCGTTCGAAGTTCAAACGGACGATCAAGAAGGATACGGACTTTTGCGGTTACTACCAGGGGGTTAATCCCGATCATTATATTGTAAGGGTATGCCCGAATTGCGGTTTTGCAGGAACAGAATATTTCTCGGAAAAGTTTACCCCTGAAGAAAAAGAAGATTTTAAACGAAAGGTAACGGATCGCTGGCAACCTAAGGATTTTGGCCGAAAGCGCACAGGAGAGGATGCTCTTGAATGTCTGAAGCTTGCTCTCCTTTGTGCGCAAATCAAACAGGAAAGCGATAAAGTTATTTCAGGCATCCTTCACCATTTAGCCTGGGAGTACAGAAGACAGGGGAAGGAAGAAGAAGAAAGAAGGTTCCTTAGGTTCGCTCTGGAATCTTATAAGCGCCTGTACGAGATTGAACCCTTTGATCCTCATAATGTCAAATTGATGTATATGATTGGGGAGTTAAACCGCAGACTTGGAGAATACAACGAAGCAATCCGCTGGTTTAGCCTGGTTGTTCAGGATAAGAAAATTATGGATTCCGCAATGATTCGGGCCAGCCGTGAGCAGTGGGATCTTGTTTGCGAAGAATGGAAAGAGCAACTCGGGGAAGAGCTTCCCCAAACTTAA
- a CDS encoding YycC family protein has translation MKPLQISAETAQKLSKQLGIPLEHLMHMPQHILLQKLSELAKSIPENENGSKDPNHNLDSKEGKNS, from the coding sequence ATAAAACCCCTTCAAATCTCAGCTGAAACAGCACAAAAGCTTTCCAAACAGCTCGGTATCCCTTTGGAGCACTTGATGCATATGCCTCAGCATATTCTCTTACAAAAATTATCTGAACTTGCAAAGTCAATTCCGGAAAATGAAAATGGATCTAAGGACCCAAATCATAACCTGGACTCTAAGGAAGGAAAAAACAGCTAA
- a CDS encoding M3 family oligoendopeptidase, with translation MKTPLNQTWDLDTFFKGGSASPEFASFLEETKQRIAEFKENLAAAKAPQNAQEGEQLFELVNQSQSISQRLGEAMSFTGCLASDNHKDKKAQLLSGQVKSLYAEYEASLTRFDQLLSETEDNVWNQLLDSAEFSGIRFPLNERRDLAKEKLSPEMEALISDLSVDGYHGWGDLYDVTVSRFRMEVEEDGNKLELSAGQAFNKLHTSDKEKRHQYMELWEQAWEEQGEYCADELNRLAGFRLQVYKHRGWKSVHKEPLAINRMSEQTLNVMWDVIERNKGIFVEYLNRKAKLMGLEKLGWVDVEAPLGGDTKKISYDEGAKLIVEQFRNFSPKMAEFAEMAFENRWIEAEDRPGKRPGGFCTSFPLSEQTRIFMTYGGTADNVSTLAHELGHGYHQHLMNDMPDLAQQYAMNVAETASTFAEMIVADATVKNAVTDQERIILLEDKIQRSVAFFMNIHARFIFETNFYEERRKGLVSIERLNELMVEAQKKAFHDALSSYHPHFWAAKLHFYSTDVPFYNFPYTFGYLFSSGIYARAIEEGPTFEEKYASLLRDTGSMTVEDLAQKHLGVDLTKPDFWQSAVDMAIADVNKFMELTQSQVNG, from the coding sequence TTGAAAACACCCTTAAACCAGACCTGGGATTTGGATACCTTTTTTAAAGGGGGAAGTGCCTCCCCGGAATTCGCTTCGTTCCTGGAGGAAACTAAACAGAGAATTGCTGAATTTAAAGAAAATTTGGCGGCGGCGAAAGCCCCTCAAAATGCACAGGAAGGAGAACAGCTTTTTGAACTGGTTAACCAGTCCCAATCCATTTCACAGCGGCTGGGAGAAGCCATGTCTTTCACAGGCTGCCTGGCGTCGGATAATCATAAAGATAAGAAAGCCCAACTTCTGTCCGGACAAGTGAAGAGCCTTTATGCAGAATATGAGGCTTCCTTAACCCGTTTTGATCAATTGCTGAGTGAGACAGAAGATAATGTATGGAATCAGCTTCTGGATTCTGCTGAATTCTCGGGCATAAGATTCCCGCTAAATGAACGCCGGGACCTTGCCAAGGAAAAACTTTCTCCAGAAATGGAGGCTTTAATCAGCGATCTCTCTGTTGACGGTTATCATGGCTGGGGAGATTTGTATGATGTGACCGTGAGCCGGTTCCGTATGGAAGTCGAGGAGGACGGTAATAAGCTGGAACTCTCCGCAGGCCAGGCTTTTAATAAACTCCATACTTCCGATAAAGAAAAGCGCCATCAATATATGGAATTGTGGGAGCAAGCGTGGGAAGAGCAAGGGGAGTATTGTGCGGACGAATTGAATCGACTTGCCGGATTCCGTCTTCAGGTTTATAAACATAGAGGCTGGAAGTCTGTACATAAAGAACCGCTTGCCATCAATCGGATGTCCGAACAGACACTGAATGTAATGTGGGACGTAATTGAACGAAACAAGGGGATATTTGTAGAATACCTGAACCGCAAAGCTAAGTTGATGGGATTGGAAAAGCTCGGTTGGGTCGATGTGGAAGCCCCGCTCGGTGGAGATACGAAAAAGATCAGCTATGATGAAGGGGCCAAGCTGATTGTGGAGCAATTCCGCAACTTTAGCCCGAAAATGGCTGAATTTGCCGAGATGGCGTTCGAGAACCGTTGGATAGAAGCGGAAGACCGTCCAGGCAAACGTCCGGGAGGTTTTTGTACGTCGTTCCCACTATCCGAACAAACCCGTATTTTTATGACCTATGGAGGAACTGCCGACAATGTATCCACATTGGCACACGAATTGGGACACGGTTATCACCAGCATCTGATGAACGATATGCCGGATCTGGCTCAGCAATACGCGATGAACGTAGCTGAGACAGCGTCCACCTTTGCAGAAATGATCGTGGCCGATGCCACGGTTAAGAATGCGGTTACGGATCAGGAACGCATCATTTTGCTGGAAGATAAGATTCAGCGCTCTGTTGCTTTCTTCATGAATATTCACGCCCGCTTTATTTTCGAAACCAATTTCTATGAAGAGCGCCGTAAGGGACTGGTCAGCATCGAACGCTTGAACGAACTTATGGTGGAAGCACAGAAAAAGGCTTTCCACGATGCGCTAAGCTCTTATCATCCGCATTTTTGGGCGGCCAAACTGCACTTTTACTCAACCGATGTGCCGTTCTATAATTTCCCATATACTTTTGGTTATCTGTTCAGTAGCGGCATCTATGCGCGGGCAATCGAAGAAGGTCCAACCTTTGAAGAGAAATATGCTTCTCTGCTTAGGGATACAGGCAGTATGACAGTAGAAGATCTTGCTCAGAAACATCTCGGAGTAGATTTGACTAAACCGGATTTCTGGCAGAGTGCAGTCGATATGGCTATTGCCGATGTAAACAAATTTATGGAGCTGACCCAATCTCAAGTAAACGGCTAG
- a CDS encoding site-specific integrase, whose product MAGTFRKRNCKCPPERRRCTCGAKWYYRYDITDPKTGKRKQKEVGGFRTKEEAQEAAVRIQSELLNGTYVEPTKLTVGEFLLDFVENTLKYEVAPNTYEQRMTFVKNHIQPNIGSLRLTDLTPNHVQKFYNSLREHYGAGYVQNIGNLLSKAFTQAVKWNMISRNPIPLVKKPSLSRKNTKMKTWTVEDQRKFLDYAKDGPKLYYVIFLLALTSGMRKGELLGLIWDDVDTKKGIVSIKRTIVYAQRKLYLKDMPKTESAIRTIQLPEPTIKVMKQWKLECPANELNLLFPSPKTKGILYPNSLDKQLAKTIKGAGVPEITMHGLRHTFATTLLGSNVNPKIVQEMLGHATIKTTMDTYSHVLPNMQKDAASQLGAVLF is encoded by the coding sequence ATGGCAGGAACATTTCGTAAACGTAATTGCAAGTGCCCACCTGAGCGGAGACGCTGTACATGTGGGGCAAAGTGGTACTATCGGTACGATATCACCGATCCAAAAACAGGAAAACGAAAGCAGAAAGAGGTAGGCGGATTTAGAACAAAGGAAGAGGCTCAAGAAGCTGCTGTAAGGATACAGTCAGAATTGTTAAACGGGACTTACGTTGAGCCAACAAAACTTACCGTAGGGGAATTCCTATTGGATTTCGTGGAAAATACACTTAAGTATGAGGTTGCCCCTAACACTTACGAGCAACGTATGACGTTTGTAAAGAATCATATACAACCGAACATTGGGAGTTTAAGACTTACTGATCTTACCCCTAATCATGTTCAGAAATTTTACAACAGTCTTCGTGAACATTACGGGGCCGGGTACGTCCAAAACATCGGGAATTTACTAAGTAAAGCTTTCACGCAAGCAGTCAAATGGAATATGATCAGTAGAAACCCAATTCCGCTCGTGAAAAAACCGTCGCTAAGTAGAAAAAATACTAAAATGAAAACTTGGACGGTTGAAGATCAGAGGAAATTTTTAGATTATGCTAAAGACGGACCTAAGCTTTATTATGTAATTTTTCTTTTAGCACTCACATCGGGGATGAGAAAGGGGGAATTACTCGGCCTTATTTGGGATGACGTAGATACAAAAAAGGGGATTGTAAGTATAAAAAGAACAATAGTTTATGCCCAAAGAAAGCTTTATTTGAAAGATATGCCGAAGACGGAGAGTGCGATCCGTACAATCCAACTGCCGGAACCTACTATCAAAGTAATGAAACAGTGGAAGTTAGAATGCCCGGCTAATGAGTTAAATCTACTATTTCCAAGCCCGAAAACTAAAGGGATATTATACCCTAATTCATTAGATAAACAACTTGCGAAGACAATTAAAGGAGCAGGTGTACCTGAAATTACAATGCATGGGCTTCGCCATACATTCGCAACAACTTTGCTGGGATCTAACGTAAATCCAAAAATCGTACAGGAAATGCTCGGACACGCTACAATAAAGACAACAATGGATACCTATTCACACGTATTACCAAACATGCAGAAAGACGCGGCAAGTCAGTTGGGTGCAGTTTTGTTTTGA
- a CDS encoding ImmA/IrrE family metallo-endopeptidase has translation MTYEQLLIEASQHGVDIFEENIRGSIKGLYCNNTIWINKCITTTIEKKCILSEELGHYHTSSGNILDQSDIRNRKQEIRARDWACQRLVTLNDFVSAYESGVCNKFELAEFLGITEDFLEMTLDYYRRKYEHYAFFKSYIIFFDPLVLVKMLEY, from the coding sequence ATGACATACGAACAACTGCTCATAGAAGCGTCACAGCATGGTGTGGACATCTTCGAAGAAAATATAAGAGGTTCTATAAAAGGTTTGTACTGTAACAATACAATATGGATTAACAAATGTATAACTACCACCATAGAAAAGAAGTGTATCCTCTCTGAAGAACTAGGCCATTATCATACCTCCTCAGGTAATATACTTGACCAATCAGATATAAGAAACCGAAAACAAGAAATTAGAGCCAGAGACTGGGCCTGCCAAAGATTAGTTACACTTAATGACTTTGTCAGCGCTTACGAATCTGGCGTCTGTAATAAATTTGAGTTGGCAGAATTTCTGGGTATAACTGAAGATTTTTTGGAAATGACTCTTGATTATTATCGGAGAAAGTATGAACATTATGCTTTTTTCAAGAGCTATATAATTTTTTTTGACCCCCTTGTTTTAGTTAAAATGTTGGAATATTAA
- a CDS encoding helix-turn-helix domain-containing protein: MNEKEKKQMGLRIKKLREEKGLTQDELAEMLGMKRTNIANYEAGRVIPPGNVLRDLADIFAVSTDYLLGRETSGEVYTIAAHHDGEWTEEELEEIERFKEFVKSKRKNQE, from the coding sequence GTGAATGAAAAAGAGAAAAAACAAATGGGATTAAGGATTAAAAAATTACGTGAAGAAAAAGGCCTTACGCAAGATGAATTGGCGGAAATGCTTGGTATGAAGCGGACAAATATTGCGAACTACGAGGCTGGAAGGGTTATCCCGCCGGGCAATGTTTTACGTGATTTAGCGGACATTTTTGCAGTCTCAACGGATTACCTGCTTGGGAGAGAAACATCTGGAGAGGTTTATACTATAGCCGCTCACCATGACGGGGAGTGGACGGAGGAAGAATTAGAGGAAATTGAACGTTTTAAGGAGTTTGTGAAATCAAAAAGAAAAAATCAGGAGTAA
- a CDS encoding helix-turn-helix transcriptional regulator translates to MNVSESHIRNIESGRGNPDAKLLFKLAKYFETTPENLFPDLADVEICRSVSH, encoded by the coding sequence ATGAACGTCAGCGAGAGTCATATCCGCAATATAGAAAGCGGAAGAGGTAATCCGGATGCAAAACTGCTTTTTAAACTAGCTAAGTATTTTGAGACTACTCCGGAAAATCTTTTTCCAGACCTTGCTGATGTAGAAATATGTCGTTCGGTTTCGCACTAA
- a CDS encoding helix-turn-helix domain-containing protein, which yields MADYLGWHINTVYARCTSGVLPSFKSGNSRRIRKEAFLEWIESMEKKF from the coding sequence GTGGCCGATTATCTTGGATGGCACATCAATACAGTTTACGCTCGTTGCACAAGTGGGGTATTGCCCAGTTTTAAAAGTGGTAACAGTCGCAGAATTAGAAAGGAGGCATTTTTGGAATGGATAGAAAGCATGGAGAAGAAATTCTAA
- a CDS encoding DUF7667 family protein — translation MIGIHPIHRRLAELHMLSKKRELTPLEWADLTHCIKQNATLVLKLDWLKELSVTAYAMQDTDWQHEICAQIKEIERTLDFPVI, via the coding sequence ATGATTGGTATCCACCCGATTCATAGGCGGCTTGCGGAGTTGCACATGCTTTCGAAAAAACGCGAACTAACCCCATTAGAGTGGGCAGATTTAACGCACTGCATAAAGCAAAATGCGACATTGGTACTTAAATTAGATTGGCTTAAAGAGCTTAGCGTCACAGCTTACGCAATGCAAGATACCGATTGGCAACATGAAATATGTGCCCAAATTAAAGAAATAGAACGCACTCTCGATTTTCCAGTAATTTGA
- a CDS encoding AbrB/MazE/SpoVT family DNA-binding domain-containing protein, with amino-acid sequence MKVTGIVRKLDELGRVVIPKELRTTLGIGEKDALEIYVDGERIMLKKYNPGCYLCGGISGDLQTFFGRNICQKCIEEISNHADKIKESLSHTAE; translated from the coding sequence ATGAAAGTAACCGGAATTGTAAGGAAACTTGACGAATTAGGGCGGGTAGTAATCCCAAAAGAACTCCGTACTACTTTAGGCATTGGTGAAAAAGACGCTCTGGAAATCTATGTAGACGGTGAGCGCATTATGCTGAAGAAATATAACCCGGGCTGCTATCTCTGTGGTGGAATTAGTGGCGATTTACAGACATTTTTCGGCCGTAACATCTGTCAGAAATGCATCGAGGAGATCAGTAACCACGCGGATAAGATCAAAGAAAGCCTATCACATACCGCTGAATAA
- a CDS encoding AAA family ATPase, translating into MIKINKLEIENVKRVKAVKIEPTTSGLTVVGGKNNQGKTSVLDAIAWGLGGNKYRPSQAKREGSAVPPHLHIVLSNGLVVERKGKNSDLKVIDPNGQKGGQQLLDSFVEELAIDLPKFMNASNKEKANILLRIIGVGDKLHELETKEQEVYNQRHAIGKIADQKAKYAKEQPYYPDAPKEPVSAAELIRQQQEILAKNGENQRKRQRLNYFEAEREAKGKEIARLEAELIKLKEEYMKIGEDLAIARKDALDLHDESTAELEANIQQIDEINRKVRANLDKDKAEADASEYRVQYDKLSAEITEIRQQKTDLLKNANLPLPSLSVEDGELVYNGQKWDNMSGADQLKVSMAIVRKLKPDCGFILLDKLEQMDIDTLREFGQWLEQEGLQAIATRVSTGDECSIIIEDGYVAGQELTQSKQDSVQQPETKAWKAGEF; encoded by the coding sequence GTGATCAAAATTAATAAGCTGGAAATCGAAAATGTCAAACGAGTAAAGGCCGTTAAAATCGAGCCAACGACTTCCGGGTTGACGGTTGTCGGCGGGAAGAATAATCAAGGCAAAACAAGCGTGCTGGATGCCATTGCGTGGGGGTTAGGCGGTAATAAGTATCGGCCTTCACAAGCAAAACGGGAAGGATCAGCGGTGCCTCCCCATCTCCACATCGTGCTGTCGAACGGCTTGGTCGTGGAGCGCAAAGGTAAAAATTCGGATTTGAAGGTAATTGATCCGAACGGCCAGAAAGGAGGCCAGCAGCTGCTCGACAGCTTCGTGGAAGAATTGGCCATTGATCTGCCCAAGTTCATGAATGCCAGCAACAAGGAAAAGGCCAATATTCTGCTCCGCATTATCGGCGTTGGTGACAAACTGCATGAACTGGAAACCAAGGAACAGGAAGTCTATAACCAGCGCCATGCCATTGGGAAGATTGCGGATCAGAAAGCCAAGTACGCCAAGGAGCAGCCTTATTATCCGGACGCGCCGAAGGAACCCGTATCTGCGGCGGAGCTCATTCGTCAACAGCAAGAGATACTTGCGAAAAACGGTGAGAACCAGCGCAAGCGGCAACGATTGAATTATTTTGAAGCTGAACGCGAGGCCAAAGGAAAAGAAATCGCCCGATTGGAAGCCGAATTGATAAAGCTTAAGGAAGAGTATATGAAAATCGGCGAAGATTTAGCGATTGCCCGTAAGGATGCCCTCGATCTCCACGACGAATCGACGGCAGAGCTTGAAGCCAACATTCAGCAGATCGACGAGATCAATCGCAAAGTTAGAGCCAATTTGGACAAAGACAAGGCAGAGGCGGATGCCAGTGAATACCGGGTGCAGTATGACAAACTTTCAGCCGAAATCACGGAGATTCGCCAACAGAAAACAGACTTGCTTAAGAATGCGAATCTGCCACTACCTAGCCTGTCCGTTGAGGACGGGGAACTGGTCTATAACGGCCAGAAGTGGGACAACATGAGCGGCGCGGATCAATTAAAAGTTTCCATGGCGATCGTGCGGAAGCTCAAACCAGATTGCGGTTTTATCCTATTAGACAAATTGGAGCAGATGGATATCGATACTCTTCGCGAATTCGGCCAATGGCTGGAGCAGGAAGGATTGCAGGCCATCGCGACGCGCGTCAGTACCGGAGATGAATGCTCCATTATCATCGAAGACGGTTATGTAGCCGGCCAGGAGCTAACACAGTCTAAACAAGACTCAGTTCAACAGCCAGAAACAAAAGCATGGAAAGCAGGTGAATTTTAA
- a CDS encoding ATP-binding protein codes for MFEVISGKVEKAKKVVLYGPEGIGKSSLAAQFPNPVFIDTEGSTTEMDVQRLKKPTSWEMLRQQVEWVKQQAGRFGTLVIDTIDWAEMLCVESICVRHGKKGIEDFGYGNGYVYTKEEFGRFLNLLSDVIEAGIHVVLVAHAQIVKFEQPDEMGAYDRYQLKLGKKTSSQTAPLVKEWADMVLFINYKTFSVATDDKGRKHKGQGGARMVYATHHPAWDAKNRHGLPDEFPLDYSHIAHIFNKATTATPFTPETPIDQASTPAPSPTATTDPEPLQQPAPESVPEMQLDPNIPRSLRDLMIQHQVAEWEIQMVVNQKGYYPQDTPITNYDSNFVEGVLVGAWPQVFNMIQEIRDKVPF; via the coding sequence ATGTTCGAGGTTATCAGTGGAAAAGTTGAAAAGGCCAAGAAAGTTGTTCTATACGGACCTGAGGGGATTGGAAAATCCTCTCTGGCGGCCCAATTCCCTAACCCTGTCTTCATTGACACAGAAGGTTCTACCACAGAGATGGATGTTCAGCGCTTGAAAAAGCCGACGAGCTGGGAAATGCTCCGGCAACAAGTGGAGTGGGTAAAGCAGCAGGCGGGCCGGTTTGGAACGCTCGTCATCGATACTATCGATTGGGCGGAAATGCTTTGCGTGGAAAGTATTTGCGTGCGGCATGGAAAGAAGGGGATTGAGGATTTCGGGTATGGCAATGGCTATGTTTATACGAAAGAGGAATTCGGCCGCTTTTTAAATCTGCTCAGTGATGTGATCGAAGCCGGCATTCATGTTGTCTTGGTCGCCCATGCCCAGATTGTGAAATTTGAGCAGCCAGACGAAATGGGGGCCTATGACCGCTATCAGTTGAAGCTCGGAAAGAAAACGAGCTCACAGACAGCACCGCTGGTCAAGGAATGGGCTGACATGGTCTTATTTATCAATTATAAAACATTCAGCGTTGCTACTGACGATAAAGGGCGAAAACACAAAGGGCAGGGCGGTGCCCGTATGGTTTACGCAACCCATCATCCGGCTTGGGATGCGAAAAACCGTCATGGGCTGCCCGATGAGTTTCCACTGGACTATTCCCATATTGCTCATATTTTTAACAAAGCTACTACGGCCACACCTTTCACGCCGGAAACTCCGATTGATCAGGCCTCGACGCCAGCACCGAGTCCGACGGCAACTACTGATCCTGAGCCTTTACAGCAACCGGCTCCAGAAAGTGTTCCTGAAATGCAACTCGATCCCAACATCCCGCGATCTCTGCGAGATTTAATGATTCAGCATCAAGTTGCGGAATGGGAGATTCAGATGGTTGTTAACCAAAAGGGATATTACCCGCAAGATACGCCAATCACCAATTATGACTCAAATTTTGTTGAAGGTGTACTTGTTGGGGCATGGCCTCAAGTCTTTAACATGATTCAAGAAATAAGGGATAAAGTCCCATTTTAA
- a CDS encoding DEAD/DEAH box helicase — translation MELRDYQQSARESIQDEWEKGVKRTLLVLPTGCGKTIVFSKVIEDRVRLGERVLVLAHRGELLEQAADKLEKSTGLKCATEKAEQTSVGSWYRVVVGSIQTMMREKRLEQFDHDHFDTVIIDEAHHCISDSYQRVLQYFDGANVLGVTATPDRGDMRNLGSYFESLAYEYTLPKAIKEGYLSPIKAITIPLKLDLSAVGQQAGDFKNSDLGTALDPYLDSIAAEMCRVAKDRKIVVFLPLVKTSQKFTEILNQCGFQAAEVNGESQDRAEILENFDNGKYNVLCNSMLLTEGWDCPSVDCVVVLRPTKVRSLYSQMVGRGTRLYPGKTELLLLDFLWHTERHELCHPAHLIAENEEIAKAMTKQIEEAGIPLDLETVEKQAAEDVISQREEALAKQLEEMKRRKRKLVDPLQFEMSIQAEDLSSYVPSFGWEMAPPSEKQIKTLEKLGILPDQIDNAGKATKLLERLDKRRSEGLTTPKQIRFLEQRGFQHVGTWSFETAKRLIDRIAGNGWRVPDGINPKEYRGE, via the coding sequence ATGGAGCTAAGAGATTACCAGCAGTCAGCGCGGGAATCCATCCAAGACGAATGGGAAAAAGGCGTCAAAAGAACGCTTCTGGTACTCCCGACAGGCTGCGGCAAGACAATAGTGTTTTCGAAGGTGATTGAAGACCGTGTAAGGCTAGGCGAGCGTGTGCTTGTCCTGGCCCACCGCGGGGAATTGCTTGAGCAGGCTGCCGACAAGCTGGAGAAGTCAACGGGTCTGAAGTGTGCAACAGAGAAGGCGGAACAGACTTCCGTCGGTAGCTGGTATCGGGTTGTTGTCGGAAGCATACAAACGATGATGCGCGAAAAGCGACTGGAACAGTTTGATCACGACCATTTTGACACTGTTATCATCGATGAGGCACACCACTGCATATCGGACAGTTACCAGCGTGTGCTGCAGTATTTCGATGGCGCAAATGTGCTGGGTGTTACGGCCACTCCTGATCGTGGCGATATGCGCAACTTGGGAAGCTATTTTGAAAGCCTGGCCTATGAGTATACGCTGCCCAAGGCGATCAAGGAAGGGTATCTCAGCCCGATCAAAGCCATAACGATTCCGTTAAAGTTAGACCTATCTGCAGTCGGGCAGCAAGCCGGTGACTTTAAAAATAGCGACCTGGGCACAGCGTTGGACCCTTATTTGGATTCTATTGCCGCTGAAATGTGCCGAGTCGCTAAAGATCGAAAAATCGTTGTCTTTCTCCCGCTAGTGAAGACAAGTCAAAAGTTTACAGAAATATTGAATCAATGCGGCTTTCAGGCAGCAGAAGTAAATGGAGAGTCACAAGACCGAGCAGAGATATTAGAAAATTTCGACAATGGCAAATACAACGTATTATGTAATTCCATGCTACTGACGGAAGGATGGGACTGCCCGAGTGTGGATTGCGTGGTAGTTTTACGGCCGACGAAAGTACGTAGCTTATACAGCCAAATGGTCGGGCGCGGTACCCGGCTTTATCCCGGTAAAACTGAATTATTGCTTCTTGATTTCCTCTGGCACACAGAACGTCATGAACTTTGTCATCCGGCCCACCTCATTGCGGAGAATGAGGAAATTGCCAAGGCTATGACCAAGCAGATTGAAGAGGCCGGTATTCCGCTTGATCTGGAGACGGTCGAGAAGCAAGCTGCAGAGGACGTAATCTCGCAACGCGAAGAAGCGTTAGCCAAACAGTTGGAAGAGATGAAACGCCGCAAGCGGAAGCTGGTCGATCCGTTGCAATTTGAAATGAGCATTCAGGCGGAAGACTTGTCCAGCTATGTGCCATCGTTCGGCTGGGAAATGGCTCCACCGAGTGAGAAGCAAATCAAAACGCTTGAGAAACTGGGCATCCTACCAGACCAAATTGATAATGCCGGCAAGGCAACGAAACTGCTCGAACGCTTGGACAAAAGGCGATCCGAAGGCTTAACCACACCGAAGCAAATCCGGTTTCTTGAGCAAAGAGGATTTCAACATGTTGGCACATGGTCATTCGAAACCGCCAAAAGGCTGATTGACCGGATTGCCGGAAATGGCTGGAGAGTTCCGGACGGCATCAATCCTAAAGAGTATCGCGGGGAATAG
- a CDS encoding DUF3797 domain-containing protein: MRKYSHCKECGSDQIGNGEGTLIIEDHIFKRSCKCGWSIEVNEYEAIQSWVETGKG; the protein is encoded by the coding sequence ATGCGTAAGTATTCCCATTGTAAGGAATGCGGTAGTGACCAAATAGGTAACGGTGAAGGAACTTTGATCATTGAAGATCATATTTTTAAACGCAGTTGTAAATGCGGGTGGAGTATTGAAGTGAATGAATATGAGGCAATTCAATCATGGGTCGAAACAGGGAAAGGTTGA